In one Deltaproteobacteria bacterium genomic region, the following are encoded:
- the rodA gene encoding rod shape-determining protein RodA: MRKIISGKREVILPFLAVFISCVGIVNAYSSTYYYSHPGIQIYLKQAIWLVAGLFVMIAVASMKENVFEESSYVLYAFFIVSLIFVLVFGKVFGGSKRWLSLGPLNIQPSEVGKIFFVLAVSRFFSDRFTTSGMELRDLAVPFLMTLVPFVLIAYQPDLGTAGLYFLIFIGVSVVARLSLKSMVKLGVSGLITVPLLWMMMKGYQKERVVSFMSPEKDPFGTGYHIIQSKIAIGSGGFWGKGFLNGTQGQLRFLPEQHTDFAFSVLAEEWGFIICLVMILLFLFFILRLFYLSMQVQDRYSSFVISGIGIYFLVQVFINFAMVMGLFPVVGVPLPFVSYGGSSMIANMLAVGVVINQSRTRFIL, translated from the coding sequence GTGAGAAAGATCATATCGGGGAAAAGAGAGGTCATCCTGCCATTTTTGGCGGTTTTCATATCCTGCGTCGGCATCGTCAACGCGTACAGCTCCACCTATTACTATTCCCATCCGGGCATCCAGATATACCTCAAACAGGCTATCTGGCTCGTTGCAGGGTTGTTCGTCATGATCGCCGTTGCGTCGATGAAGGAGAATGTTTTCGAGGAGTCATCCTACGTCCTCTACGCCTTCTTCATTGTTTCTCTCATATTTGTACTGGTATTCGGAAAGGTCTTTGGTGGGTCGAAAAGATGGTTGAGCCTGGGTCCCCTCAATATTCAGCCCTCGGAGGTGGGGAAGATTTTCTTCGTTCTTGCCGTGTCGAGATTCTTTTCCGACCGTTTTACGACCAGCGGCATGGAGTTGAGGGATCTTGCTGTCCCTTTCCTGATGACCCTCGTACCCTTTGTTCTGATAGCCTATCAACCCGATCTCGGAACGGCGGGCCTCTACTTTTTGATCTTCATCGGTGTTTCTGTCGTTGCCCGTTTGAGCCTAAAGAGCATGGTGAAACTCGGCGTTTCCGGCCTGATAACGGTTCCGCTCCTCTGGATGATGATGAAAGGTTACCAGAAGGAGCGGGTGGTCAGCTTCATGAGTCCGGAGAAAGACCCTTTCGGAACGGGATATCACATAATACAGTCGAAAATCGCTATCGGTTCGGGTGGATTCTGGGGAAAGGGATTTCTGAACGGGACCCAGGGGCAGCTGCGCTTCCTTCCCGAGCAGCACACCGACTTCGCCTTTTCCGTTCTCGCAGAAGAATGGGGGTTTATTATCTGCCTCGTGATGATCCTCCTCTTTCTGTTCTTCATTCTCCGTCTCTTCTACCTTTCCATGCAGGTACAGGACCGCTACTCCTCCTTCGTGATATCCGGAATAGGTATCTATTTCTTGGTGCAGGTTTTTATCAACTTTGCCATGGTAATGGGACTGTTTCCCGTCGTCGGCGTTCCGCTTCCATTCGTGAGTTACGGCGGGTCGTCGATGATAGCGAACATGCTTGCCGTGGGTGTCGTCATAAACCAGTCCAGGACGCGGTTTATTCTTTGA
- the trxA gene encoding thioredoxin, producing MGGKIVSLDETSFNDLIKKDEPVLVDFWAPWCGPCKVIAPLIEQVAEEMEGQASFAKVNVDEHPEIATKFGIRGIPTLIVFRNGEIKGQLVGANPKENILQLIKKAM from the coding sequence ATGGGTGGAAAAATTGTCAGTCTCGACGAAACCAGTTTCAACGACCTGATCAAGAAAGATGAGCCGGTGCTCGTTGATTTTTGGGCTCCCTGGTGCGGCCCGTGCAAAGTTATCGCTCCCCTGATCGAGCAGGTTGCCGAGGAGATGGAGGGCCAGGCATCCTTTGCCAAGGTAAACGTCGACGAGCACCCGGAAATTGCCACGAAGTTCGGCATAAGGGGGATACCCACGCTCATTGTTTTCCGTAACGGGGAAATCAAAGGGCAGCTCGTGGGAGCAAATCCGAAAGAAAATATCCTTCAATTGATCAAGAAGGCAATGTGA
- a CDS encoding SIS domain-containing protein — translation MRKQVLKQFKESADLILKVADELVEPIIDAAKIITEALRRGNKLLLFGNGGSAADSQHIAAEFVNRFMIERPPLPAIALTTDTSVITSIGNDYGFSEIFVKQIKALGNRGDVAIAISTSGASQNILKGVRAAKKMEIVTVGLTSVKGKKLIDLVDLPLVIPSEYTPRIQEAHIVVGHILCDMTDMMLFKNYKRKE, via the coding sequence ATGAGAAAGCAGGTCCTGAAACAATTCAAAGAATCTGCAGATCTGATATTGAAGGTGGCCGATGAACTGGTTGAGCCGATCATCGACGCAGCCAAGATCATTACCGAGGCCCTCCGGAGGGGCAACAAGCTCCTTCTGTTCGGCAACGGCGGAAGTGCGGCGGATTCGCAGCACATAGCAGCGGAATTTGTTAACCGGTTTATGATCGAGAGGCCCCCGCTTCCCGCGATTGCACTGACTACCGACACCTCGGTGATAACCTCGATCGGAAACGACTATGGATTTTCCGAGATTTTCGTCAAGCAGATAAAGGCTCTTGGAAACAGGGGAGACGTTGCGATTGCAATTTCAACCAGCGGCGCCTCTCAAAACATACTGAAGGGAGTCAGGGCCGCAAAGAAGATGGAGATCGTAACGGTGGGTCTCACGTCGGTAAAAGGTAAAAAGCTGATCGACCTCGTTGATCTTCCCCTCGTCATACCCTCGGAATACACGCCGAGAATTCAGGAGGCGCACATCGTGGTGGGGCATATACTCTGCGACATGACGGATATGATGCTGTTTAAGAATTACAAGAGGAAAGAGTGA
- a CDS encoding CoA-binding protein → MVENTIIRALRETTVIAVVGLSDNADRPSHQVARYLRENGYRIIPVNPTIPEVLGQKSYPDLQSIPEKVDLVDVFRKSDDIPPIAEQAALIGPKFFWMQQGIENEHAREFLESKNITVIMNRCIKIEHARYRKKL, encoded by the coding sequence ATGGTTGAGAACACTATCATTCGGGCCCTCAGGGAAACCACCGTCATAGCGGTCGTCGGGCTATCGGATAACGCCGATCGCCCGTCCCACCAGGTGGCAAGGTATCTCCGGGAAAATGGTTACCGGATCATCCCCGTCAACCCCACCATACCCGAAGTGCTGGGGCAAAAGTCGTACCCCGATCTTCAAAGCATCCCTGAAAAGGTGGATCTCGTTGACGTGTTCAGGAAATCGGATGATATCCCCCCCATCGCCGAGCAGGCCGCGTTGATTGGCCCGAAGTTTTTCTGGATGCAGCAGGGAATAGAAAACGAGCACGCCAGGGAGTTTCTTGAATCCAAAAACATCACGGTTATAATGAACAGGTGCATTAAAATTGAGCACGCACGGTACCGCAAGAAACTTTAG
- a CDS encoding NTP transferase domain-containing protein — protein sequence MKAMILGAGLGTRLRPLTFELPKPVIPVLGRPLISYNIEFLSACGAKEFVINLHRIPGIIKNKISRWGGFKGKISYIIEPDILGTGGGLKNAAFHFGGEKFFIIANSDTILDFDLKQVIRHHRSHRAAATMVLFPLGDEEYTPVYLDEKNRLLSIGKRPDEFAYCGFYSGLSLFSPEILDLLPPGKSCIIQNGIVPARKKGMVIHGFMADGLFLEFGTPADYLKSTLQLMEARPETVQAESETVSIIPPVRIADEAHLGKDIRLGPFVSVEGGATIGDGSTVRHSIIWENGKVEKDALIEDSIVTPTRTVKCPPQRRKDLS from the coding sequence TTGAAGGCTATGATCCTCGGGGCAGGCCTGGGGACCAGGCTCCGTCCTCTGACGTTTGAGCTTCCAAAGCCGGTCATTCCCGTTCTTGGAAGGCCCTTGATCTCATACAACATCGAATTCCTCAGCGCATGCGGGGCAAAAGAGTTCGTCATCAATCTCCACAGAATCCCCGGCATAATAAAAAATAAGATCAGCAGGTGGGGCGGTTTCAAAGGGAAAATCTCCTACATAATCGAACCGGACATTCTCGGAACGGGAGGTGGACTGAAAAATGCCGCCTTTCACTTCGGCGGCGAAAAGTTTTTTATCATCGCAAACAGCGACACCATTCTCGATTTCGACCTGAAACAGGTCATCCGCCACCACAGGTCTCACCGGGCAGCAGCTACGATGGTTCTGTTCCCCCTCGGAGATGAAGAATACACACCCGTGTACCTCGATGAAAAAAACAGGCTCCTGTCGATCGGCAAAAGGCCCGATGAATTCGCATACTGCGGTTTTTACTCCGGCCTATCCCTCTTCTCGCCGGAGATCCTCGACCTTCTGCCACCGGGGAAATCGTGTATCATCCAGAACGGCATCGTGCCGGCGAGAAAAAAGGGGATGGTGATTCACGGTTTCATGGCCGACGGGCTGTTCCTTGAGTTCGGAACGCCTGCAGACTACCTGAAAAGCACCCTGCAGCTCATGGAGGCGCGCCCGGAGACTGTGCAGGCAGAATCGGAAACAGTCTCGATCATCCCTCCCGTCAGGATCGCCGACGAAGCTCACCTCGGAAAAGATATCCGCCTTGGACCTTTCGTGTCGGTGGAAGGGGGAGCAACCATCGGAGACGGATCCACCGTTCGGCACTCGATCATCTGGGAAAACGGGAAAGTCGAAAAAGATGCCCTCATCGAGGACTCGATCGTAACGCCCACGAGGACGGTGAAATGCCCGCCCCAGAGAAGAAAGGATCTTTCGTGA